Proteins found in one Coffea eugenioides isolate CCC68of chromosome 5, Ceug_1.0, whole genome shotgun sequence genomic segment:
- the LOC113770908 gene encoding gibberellin 2-beta-dioxygenase 1-like — MVVLPTQAMEQFSLVKNSCKATTLFPGIPLIDLSKPDSKHLLVKACEEFGFFKVINHGVPTEFISKLESEAIKFFSLPLSEKEKAGPPDPFGYGNKMIGPNGDVGWVEYILLTTNPGFNYQKFESVFGVTPEKFQGAVNDYISAVKKMACSILEQLAEGLNIQPKTVFSKLLMDEQSDSVFRLNHYPPCPDLQELHGRNLIGFGEHTDPQIISVLRSNNTSGLQIALKDGSWISVPPDQNSFFINVGDSMQVLTNGRFKSVRHRVLANSSKSRVSMIYFGGPPLSEKIAPLPSLMEGEDSLYKEFTWFEYKKSAYKSRLADNRLGLFEKIAAS; from the exons atggtggTATTGCCTACACAAGCAATGGAACAGTTCAGCTTAGTCAAGAACTCGTGTAAAGCTACCACATTATTCCCTGGGATTCCATTGATAGACCTCTCAAAACCGGACTCCAAGCACCTTCTTGTGAAGGCGTGCGAAGAATTTGGATTCTTTAAAGTCATCAATCATGGTGTTCCCACTGAATTCATATCCAAACTTGAGTCTGAAGCCATCAAGTTCTTCTCTTTGCCCCTGTCTGAGAAGGAAAAAGCGGGGCCCCCTGACCCTTTCGGCTATGGTAACAAGATGAttggaccaaatggcgacgtgGGTTGGGTTGAATACATCCTCTTAACGACCAACCCTGGATTCAATTACCAAAAGTTCGAATCAGTTTTTGGCGTCACCCCAGAGAAGTTTCA GGGTGCTGTAAATGATTATATATCGGCAGTGAAGAAAATGGCCTGTTCAATTCTTGAACAATTGGCTGAAGGGTTGAATATTCAGCCAAAGACTGTGTTCAGCAAGCTGTTGATGGATGAACAGAGTGACTCTGTTTTCAGGCTAAATCACTACCCACCCTGCCCTGACCTTCAAGAACTGCATGGCAGGAATTTAATTGGATTTGGAGAACACACTGACCCACAAATCATATCTGTTTTGCGATCCAACAACACTTCTGGCCTTCAAATCGCATTGAAGGATGGAAGTTGGATTTCAGTTCCACCTGATCAAAATTCCTTCTTTATCAACGTTGGTGACTCAATGCAG GTTTTGACAAATGGGAGGTTTAAAAGTGTGAGGCATAGAGTATTGGCCAACAGTTCcaaatcaagggtctcaatgaTTTATTTCGGAGGACCACCTTTGAGTGAGAAGATAGCTCCTTTGCCTTCACTTATGGAAGGCGAAGACAGCTTGTACAAAGAGTTTACATGGTTTGAGTACAAAAAGTCTGCTTACAAGTCAAGATTGGCTGATAATAGACTTGGTCTCTTTGAGAAAATTGCAGCCTCATAA
- the LOC113772054 gene encoding cationic amino acid transporter 8, vacuolar, which translates to MNNNNASASHQNFSQEHLKSPLILPFAAAAKMEQPPEPTAKRSYWRFSKEDFFPEPTFENFSTYRSAVAKTPQRLKDRLLSRSSDDTELVVLKKQSENSMHQCLTWWDLMWLGFGSVVGSGIFSLTGQEIHDHAGPAIVLSYAISGLSALLSVFCYTEFSVDIPTAGGSFSFLRIELGDFLAYIAAGNILLEAIVGAAGLGRSWSSYFASVISSNPDLLRIKIDSFPEGFNLLDPLAVGILALCNGIAMSGSRRTSILTWVSSLISAGVIIFIIIVGFIHADTSNLVPFFPYGPKGMFTAAAVVYWSYTGFDMVATMAEETKKPSRDIPLGLVGSMSMITIIYCLMALALAMMVKYTEVDVNAAYSVAFEKIGMKWAKYLVGICALKGMTTSLLVGSMGQARYTTQIARSHMIPPYFALVHPKTGTPIYATLLVTTLSCILSLFSSLDVLSSVFSFSTLFIFMLMAVAVLVRRYYVKDVTPRNDHVKFLGCLFVIFGSSIGVTVFWCLNKGGWIAYVVTGVFWLIGTLGLAFLPRKQSPKVWGVPLVPWLPSLSIFINIFLIGSLGVVAIWRFVIASAVMLVYYVLVGVHTTYDVAHQEEPELKIEEGKANENQGTS; encoded by the coding sequence ATGAATAATAATAATGCTTCTGCCTCTCATCAAAATTTCTCCCAAGAACATCTCAAAAGCCCTTTAATACTTCCCTTCGCCGCCGCCGCCAAGATGGAGCAACCACCGGAGCCAACTGCCAAAAGATCGTACTGGAGATTCAGCAAAGAAGATTTCTTCCCAGAACCCACATTCGAGAATTTCTCCACCTACCGCTCCGCCGTGGCCAAGACACCTCAGAGGCTGAAAGATCGCCTTTTGAGCCGCTCCTCAGACGATACCGAGCTGGTGGTTCTCAAGAAACAGTCAGAGAATTCAATGCACCAATGCCTCACCTGGTGGGATCTGATGTGGCTTGGTTTTGGCTCTGTTGTGGGCTCAGGTATTTTTAGCCTCACTGGCCAAGAAATTCATGATCATGCTGGCCCCGCTATTGTTTTGTCCTATGCAATTTCTGGGCTTTCTGCTTTGCTTTCAGTATTTTGTTATACTGAATTTTCGGTGGATATCCCAACTGCTGGCGGgtcgttttcttttcttaggaTTGAGTTGGGTGATTTTCTTGCTTATATTGCTGCTGGGAATATTCTGTTAGAAGCAATTGTGGGTGCTGCTGGATTAGGCCGTTCATGGTCATCATATTTTGCTAGCGTTATTAGTAGTAATCCTGATCTTTTAAGGATAAAGATTGATTCTTTTCCTGAAGGGTTTAATTTATTGGACCCTCTTGCTGTTGGGATTTTGGCACTGTGTAATGGGATAGCCATGTCTGGGTCTAGGAGGACTTCTATTTTGACATGGGTGAGTTCCTTAATCAGCGCAGGCgtgattatttttattatcattGTTGGTTTTATTCATGCCGATACTTCGAATTTGGTGCCGTTTTTCCCATATGGACCTAAGGGGATGTTCACTGCTGCTGCTGTTGTGTATTGGTCTTATACTGGTTTTGATATGGTAGCTACAATGGCTGAGGAAACCAAGAAGCCCTCAAGGGATATACCTTTGGGGTTGGTTGGTTCAATGTCTATGATTACTATTATTTATTGTTTGATGGCGTTGGCACTGGCAATGATGGTGAAATATACGGAGGTGGATGTTAATGCTGCGTATTCGGTTGCATTTGAGAAGATTGGGATGAAATGGGCTAAGTATTTGGTGGGAATTTGTGCTCTTAAGGGAATGACTACAAGTTTGCTTGTGGGATCTATGGGGCAGGCTAGGTATACGACCCAGATTGCGCGATCACATATGATTCCACCTTATTTTGCTCTAGTTCATCCAAAAACTGGGACACCAATTTATGCCACACTTTTGGTGACTACACTTAGTTGCATTCTTTCTTTGTTCTCAAGTTTGGATGTCTTGTCAAGCGTGTTTTCATTCAGCacacttttcattttcatgcTTATGGCTGTTGCAGTGCTCGTTAGGCGGTATTATGTTAAGGATGTCACTCCAAGGAACGATCATGTCAAATTCCTTGGTTGCCTGTTTGTCATCTTTGGCTCATCAATCGGGGTCACAGTTTTTTGGTGTTTGAACAAGGGTGGATGGATTGCGTATGTTGTGACTGGTGTGTTCTGGTTGATAGGCACCTTAGGATTGGCATTTCTTCCAAGAAAGCAGTCTCCTAAAGTTTGGGGTGTTCCCCTTGTTCCATGGTTGCCATCTTTGTCAATTTTCATAAATATCTTTCTCATAGGATCTCTTGGTGTAGTGGCTATCTGGCGGTTCGTCATAGCAAGTGCAGTTATGCTAGTTTACTATGTTTTAGTTGGTGTACACACAACTTATGATGTGGCTCATCAGGAGGAACCAGaattgaaaattgaagaggGTAAGGCAAATGAGAATCAAGGAACCTCGTAG